Proteins from a single region of Bactrocera neohumeralis isolate Rockhampton unplaced genomic scaffold, APGP_CSIRO_Bneo_wtdbg2-racon-allhic-juicebox.fasta_v2 cluster10, whole genome shotgun sequence:
- the LOC126765370 gene encoding putative nuclease HARBI1, with amino-acid sequence MLGLAQPTVSVVLSEVLDALENFICQRWIKFNYNEAEMQQAKSHFYSNTRFPGVIGCVDGTHIKIVAPKKELQHLYYNRKGFFSINAMIVCDHTMNIRYINAKNPGATHDSMIFNMSALKAYLEQQVENGLRNTWLLGDAGYALKTYLMTPFRNSEEGSPESR; translated from the exons ATGCTTGGACTTGCACAGCCCACGGTGTCTGTGGTACTATCTGAGGTACTCGATGCCCTGGAGAATTTCATTTGCCAAAGATGgataaaattcaattataacGAGGCTGAAATGCAACAagcaaaatcacatttttatagCAATACCAGATTTCCTGGGGTAATCGGTTGTGTTGATGGTACACACATCAAAATTGTGGCTCCCAAAAAGGAGTTGCAGCATTTATATTACAATAGAAAAGGATTCTTTAGCATTAATGCTATGATT GTTTGTGATCATACAATGAACATACGGTATATAAATGCAAAGAATCCGGGGGCAACGCATGATTCAATGATTTTCAACATGTCAGCATTGAAAGCATATTTAGAACAGCAAGTCGAAAATGGTCTTCGCAATACTTGGCTACttg gAGACGCTGGATACGCTCTAAAAACATATTTGATGACACCTTTTAGAAATTCTGAAGAAGGATCTCCAGAAAGCAGATAA